DNA from Corynebacterium stationis:
AGCGGTGCACACGGCCCATCATCTCCGCGTCACGACGCGCAAGGTAGTCATTGACAGTCACAATGTGCACACCCTTGCCTTCCAAGGCATTCAGGTAGGCCGGAAGCAGGGAGGTCAACGTCTTACCTTCACCAGTGCGCATCTCAGCAACGTTGCCAAAGTGCAAGGCCGCGCCACCCATGATCTGCACCTTGTAGTGCTTCTGGTTCATCACGCGCCACGCAGCTTCGCGCACGGTGGCAAATGCCTCAAGAAGGATGTCGTTGAGTCCTTCTCCGTCGGCTAAGCGCTTTTTAAACTCATCGGTCTTGCCTTTGAGCTCTTCATCGGAAAGCGCGGCAAAATCGTCTTCAAGAGCAATGACTTGGTCAGCCATTTTGTCGAGCCGCTTGACGGTACGTCCTTCACCCGCCCGTAGCAGCTTGGAAAGTCCAAACACTTGTATTTTATTCCTTTACTTCCACGACATTGTTGACTAGCTCCCCGCTATTGTACGCAAGAAACGCATTAGTACTGCCTTAGCTCCCCAGTAAAACGTAGAAAGCTCAGTCGCACTTGCTTTCAAATGCGACTGAGCAAACTAGTTAAGACTTAGGATTCTGCGTCCTCGGTCAAAGAAATCAAACCATAGTCAAATGCGTGACGACGGTACACCACGGATGGCCGCTGCGTTTCTTCATTGATGAAGAGGTAGAAATCATGCCCGACCAGTTCCATCTCGCTCAAAGCATCATCGACGCTCATTGGCGTTGCAGTGTGCTCCTTGGAGCGCACTACCTGACCTGGGCGCTGGTCCTCAACGGTTTCTGCGTATGGGTCAACCAGGCGGTCTTCGCGCGCCTGTGCACGTGCTGCCTCTGCATCAGCAACGATTTCAGCAGCGAGTTCTCCAGTGCCCTTGCGTGCACGGTGGCCGGACTTGGTAGCTTCACGGCGCACTTTAACCTTGCGCAGCGAACGTTCCATCTTTGCCACAGCGGTTTCTAGCGAGGCGTAGAAGGAATCTTCCTTTGCTTCTGCACGGGCAATGTGTCCCTTGCCAGTGGCGGTAATCTGAATGCGCTCTGCCTGCGCGTCACGGCGAGGATTTGGCTCATGCTGCAGTTCTACGTGGAAGAAGGTCAGCGTTGGATCAAGTCGTTCGATCTTTGCCAGTTTTGCCTTTACTCGGTCGGAGAAGTGCTCTGGCACCTCAACATTGCGTCCAGTAATGGTGACCTTTGCTGCGGTGGTGGTGTCGGTCATGACTTGCCTCCCTGTGATCGCGGGGTCAAACATTTGGACCCCTGGGGCCGGATGTACTCACAAGCAGTAAACAATCTCTAGTAGGTAATTGTTTACTAGTTAGCAATTGCTACTGTGTGTGACAACTCCCATTCTAGCAGTGGTCATAACCTATGTCCCTAAACATCGGCAAAAACTAATCCCCCGGCGATTTTCGCCCCCGCTCCACGCAGTACTTCTACGGTGGCAGCAAGCGTGGAACCTGTGGTCATAACATCATCAATCACCATGACCGGGGACTTTGGCGCGGGGGCATAGAGCTCGACGCTGCGGCGCATATTATTGCGACGTTCTTCAGCCGAGAGGGTGGACTGGTCGGCAGCCCCTTTAAAAATCCGCACGCACCGATGAACTTCCCTTCCCGTAGCGCGGCACATATCCACCACCGGGTCCCCGCCTCTCAACGCCGCTGACTTTTTACGCGTGGGGGCAGGCACGAGCGCCACCGTGGCTGGAATATCTCCACGGGCAACCAAATAGTCCAATGCTGCATGTATCACCGCTCCAACATGAGGACGTACCGCGCGATTGTTATATTCCTTCATCGCCAAGATGATATTTCGCCGCACCTCGGAATAGGAGCCGAGAGTAAACACGGGGACATCGAGAAGCGATCTGCGATAGATACGACGCGGTGGCTCCCGTAATTCCTCTTGACAGCCCCGGCACAAAACTGCCCCCGGTACGCGACACCCCGCGCACGACCGCGGGAGTAAAAGCTCCATCTAATTGGCCACAATCGGTGCGGAGCGCATTCCCTGCATGCTCGGGACCTCACGCCAGTAGGTAGATTCAGTTTCCACGGGCAACTGCAGCATCGCGTGATAATCGGTGATGTACAACGTCGACGGCGACGCGGCAATCGACACCACGGGAATGGTGATATTGCCCGAAGGCAAAGTAGACACCGAGGAGCCATCTTGCTCCACGCGCCACACCGGCGCTTCTTGGGTGGATGTGCCCACCACCAAGGAGCCATCTGCCTGCCAATCCAAACTCAGCGCAGTGCCACCCAATTCGCTGGCGGGGTTGTAGATATTCGTCAGGCGGAAATCACCTGAACGTTCACGCTCCACAACACCGATGTAAACCTCACCACCGATAATCATTGCCGCTTGCGCACCTGAATTTGAAAGCCGAATAACAGAGATTTCACCCTCGATAGAGTCCAAATCTGTGGTAATCACGCGCGTGGTGGTCAGCTCCCCAGTTTGCGGAGAGCGCACAACACGCATGACTTCATCGCCATCGACGACGGTCCACGCAGACTGGCCTGCATTTTCAAAGGTCGGGCGCGAAATAGTCTCAGCGCTTAAACCTTCTTCGATATCGCCTTCAATATCACCGAAGATAAATCGCGATTCATCTCCCTCTCGGCGTACCGCAGCGATAACTCCATCAGCGGTGATATCGGCAGATTCAATATTGCCGCCGTCGCCCAATCCCCCGGCTACAGGTTCAGCGGCATTGGCGGAGACCTGCAAGATATCGCCTTCGTGGAGAGCATAGAGCGGCGCTACCGAATTAGAGGCAACGCGGGGGTTATATTCCGCGAAGTCATCGGTAGTCATGGTCTCTAGATTTTCTACCAGCGGGGCACCATCTGCCGTTACCGTATAAGGTTCCTGAATACCCGCGTGCGATAGCGTCCATACCAGCTCCGCCGCAAAGCGCAGGCGGTCTTCAGGAGACATATTTTGCATGCCGGCGAAGTTATAGACACCGTTCTCAATGCCTAAGAACGCCGCATCATCGGGTACGACATTGGTGGTCGCCGGTGCCAAGCGTGAGGAAGGGCCCGCCAATAGCAAGGTAATCAATTGCGCATCGAGCGAGTTTTGGCTGCCAAAGAGCCAGCGCCGATCTGTAACTAATACCCCGGCGGTTTGACGATAAAAGTAGACGGGCAATGGCTGGTAATGATTACGCAGCTCGGTGCGTTCAAAGACCACGCCATCAGGCAAGTCGGTAATGCGCCATTCGTCATCGACCTGCTCCATGCGGATGGTTGTTTCATAGCCCGAATTTTCAGGCACATAGCTGCCGCCGGAGGCAATCGAACCAATGACACTGCCGCGCACGGTGAAGGCACGCTGGTCTGAGCGGTTGGTATTTTGTGAGGTCAGCTCAATGAGGTCCACAATCCGCATGGACTCTTCTGGATCCCAATTTTGTGCAGCTTCTGGGCTTAAAAAGGAGCGTGCAGCACCATAGTCCGAGGAAGGAATCGCAGCTGCAGCATAAAATTCGCGGACCAACAGGTCAGCTTCCTGGCCAGGAGTTGGGCCCACGGCCGGGTCTACTTCAGGTTGCGGGGAAAAAGAACGCAGAATATGCGGGTCTGAATTATTCGGCAAGGTTGAACAACCCGATAGGACTAAAGCTGGAATGGCGAGGGCAGCGATGAGACGTTTTTTCATTACTTCTCCTCGCTTTCTTCATCAATGACCACAGGTGCGTTTGGAAGCACCAAAGGCAAAGGTTCTTCCCCAAACGCTGCTCCAGGTTCACGCGGGATAATAAGGCGGAACCGGGAACCGATGCCCGGGATACCCGTGGCATCCAGGCTACCTCCATGCAATGACGCATCCTCGCGGGCAATCGCCAAACCCAGCCCGGTGCCGCCGGAATGACGCTTACGAGAAGCATCGGCACGCCAGAAACGGTTGAATACTAACTCTTCCTGGCCTTCCTTAAGGCCCACGCCTTGATCTGTCACAGCAACCGCAACCGCAGTTTCGGTATGTCCGATATCTATGGTGACGGGGTTGCCTTCGGAGTGGTCGATGGCATTGGCCAAAAGGTTGCGCAGCACGCGTTCAATGCGGCGGGAATCGGCTTGCACATTAACGGGATAGTCCGGCAAGTTCGCGTTGATTTTTACATCAAGTTCTTTAGCCAAGTGCTCGGTTTGTTGCATCGCAGATTCGATGCACGAACGAATATCCATCGACGATGCTTGTAGGTCTGCAACGCCCGCATCGTGGCGTGAAATCTCCAGCAAGTCCGCCAGCAGTTCCTCAAAGCGGTCGAGCTCACGGGTCATCAACTGACTAGCACGGCGCGTATGCGGTTCCAGGTTGTCCGCATCATCCGCGATCAAATCTGCTGCCATGCGCACGGTGGTTAGCGGCGTGCGCAGCTCGTGCGAGACATCGGAAGTGAATTGGCGCTGCAGATCACCGTATTCTTCCAGCTGCGTAATCTGCTTCGACAGCTTATCCGCCATGTCATTGAACGAGGCAGCCAAACGCCCCATCTCATCTTCGCCGTCAACCACCATGCGCTCGCGCAGATGTCCGGCGGCAAGCCGCTGAGCGATGCGCGAGGCCGAACGAATCGGGGTAATAACCTGCTGAATAGCAAGCCATGCAATACCGACCAACAGCACGACTACGACCACCCCGGCGGCAGAGAGCAAACCGCGCATCAGTGCCATGGTAGATTCTTCATTTTCCATGGACATGACCAGATAAAGCTGCAGTTCGGGAATATCTGCCATGGTCGGAGTACCCACCACTAGCGCGTGGTAGCTCGACCCGCCTGGCTGGTCAATCGTTGTAAATTGATACGCCACCTGGTCATTAGCCACTGAATTACGCAAAGGCTCAGGGATGCGATAGCCCTCGGGTGCAGTGGTTATTTCCCCACTGGAGTTTTCCACCACGATGACTGGCTCGTAGGTGGTATTCGACTCCCCGCCTTCGGCGCTTAGCTGAGTCAAAGAAGCCCGCGCTGAGTTAATACGCACTTGGACAGAGTTCGCTGCCCCAGTGGCATTAATTTGCTGTTCGACGGCAATGCGCGCGCGATCAATTTCTTGATCCCCGATGCCAATCTTTTGATCAACCAGACGCTGCGTAAGCACCGATACAAGCGCATAAGCCAAGATGATCATGACCACCGTGGAGGCAACCAAAATCATGCCAATGACGCGTACCTGCAACGAGGTACGCCACATTTCACTTATGACGTCGCGTAAATGGCGCAACCGGGACTTAATAACTGAATGCCTCCATCACTGATGAAAAACTAACTAGCAACTAGTCGTTTTTACCAGTCTTATAACCAACACCGCGCACGGTCAACACAATCTGCGGATCTTCAGGATCATGTTCAATCTTGGCGCGCAAACGCTGCACGTGCACGTTCACCAGGCGAGTATCCGAGGCGTGACGGTAGCCCCACACCTTTTCCAATAGCTCCTCACGCGTGTGGACCTGGCCTGGCTTACGAGCCATCTCCACCAGCAGGTCAAATTCCAGCGGGGTCAAAGAAAGCTCTTCGCCTGGTCCGCCTTGCGGGGAGCGGCGGGTCACGGTGTGCTCAGAGACATCAACGAACAAGTCGCCGACCTCGATAAGCTCCGAGGACTTTGTCTCCGTACGGCGCAGACGCGCACGCACGCGCGCTACCAATTCCTTCGGCTTGAAAGGCTTAGTGACATAGTCATCCGCCCCGGATTCCAAGCCCAGCACGACGTCAACGGTGTCAGTCTTCGCGGTGAGCATGACAATAGGAACGTTGGAATCTCGGCGAATCGCGCGGCAAATGTCCACGCCATTCATTCCCGGAAGCATCAAGTCCAACAAGATGAGATCCGGATTATGCTGCTCAAAGGCTGGGACTGCATCATTTCCGTCGGTAATGGGGATGGGCTGGAGCCCCTCGGATTCGAGGACAATAGTCAACATTTCCGAAATGGCAGGATCATCATCTACCACCAGGATTTTTGGCGCCACTTTTACTCCCCTACGAGGTCGAGAACTTTGCCGATGATACTACCTTGATCCGCGGTAGCAATCCACTGGCCAGCCCAATTGCAAGCTGCGAGTCGCTCATAAGCGGCTGCTGTTGCAGACTGCAGATCAGAGTCTTTTTCATACTGGTCTTTCTCGCGGGTGGCGTCTTCTGCTTCTCGTGATGAGGCGCGTTGCGCCGCAACCTCAACCGGCGTGGAGAGATACACCTGCAAGGAGGGCTTCGGTAAGCCAAGACGATCGAATTCCAGCTCATAAACCCAGTCCATGACCGCATCATCACCCAGTCGGGCAGCAGAGTATGCAGCATTAGATGCCGCGTAGCGATCCAAAATCAACAGCGAGGAGCTCTCTGCGGCCGCCTCTAATTGCGATTTCGCGCCGTGGCGATCCAAGGCAAATAACGTCGCCATGGCATAGGCCGACGAGGTTAAGTCCCCCATGCGGCCGTACAGCGCTTCCTGGGCAAGCTGAGCGTGAATAGAATCCGCATACCGAGGAAAGCTCAAGACCTCCACCGGAATATCTAATGCGTCGCGCAGCTTGTGAACCAGCGTGTTTTTTCCAGCGCCGTCAATTCCTTCAATCGCAATAATCATTAAGCGAGGGCTTCAAGAAATGGCTCGAGGTCAAACTCTTCTTCTACTTCTTCAAGAAGCTCGGTTGCCTTTTCGTTCAAAGACTCAGCGGAGTAGCCCACTAGGTCACGGATATACGGGTAGTTGGATACAACATCCCCCGCGGTGAAAGGTGCACCTGCCCAGATAGCAGCAATGGTGGCTGCCGCGAGTGCATTTTGCTCTTCTTCTTCGGTTGCTTGGCTTTCTCCGGTGGCCAGCATGATGGCGTCGTGGATTGCTTCGATGACGTCATCTTCTTCCAAGGAGTTCAAATCTTCGAGAAATTCGACATTGTCTTCACTGGTGAAAATATGCTCATCCCAAGTGCTCATGGGCTCTGCTCCTTTTAACTTTTTCTCGTGCTTTATAGCGGATTACAAGGCGTGGCAATTCTGCACAATCGACACTAGCCAACTTGGTCACGCTAGCCTAGTAATAACTGCCGGGCGTGGCTTCAATTAATAACAAGCAAGCCACAACACTCACTCTTCCACTGGCGTGAGGTTGACCACAAATGGGGCTAGTTTCACGACCATGCCTGAAGAAAACGCCTGCTGAAGCCGCGTTTTTCCTGCCGGGAAAAAGATCGCGCGAAAGTATTCCCCTCACTAGACCCTCGTGGTACTCTCGTTATTAATTTGTTACCAACCTGGAAAGGGCGCCTGTGAATTCAGATGTTCGTCGCGTCACCATATTTTTCACGGTAGGACTGCTTGCTGCGGCTGCCGTGGGTTTTGGTGTGTGGCGAATGGGCAGCCCTTCATCGGTCAACGCGGATCCGACTATCACGACGCAAACCTCCTCAGAGAATACGTCGACGGAGAAGAAGGATGCTCAGACTACTGAAGAGTCTGAAACCCAGGAACTCCGTGAGCAGGAGTCTGTTCCTGCCCAGGCCGCTGCCCCGAATTACGGTGATGACCCGTTCTTGGCGCCTAATTCCGTGGTCAATCCTCAGCGTGAAACCCCAACTCCGACCAATGTGTATCGTCCAGAGCCAATTTTCGGTGAGGAATACGATTCTTATGCGCAGAGCTCAGGGGCTCAGAATGAATTCGACGCCGATGGCGATGAGAATCAGACTGAAGAGGCTTTAACATCTGATAGTGAAGCTACGCAGTCTCCTGATGAGACCACTGACGGCTCGGCACCTTCGACCAGCCCAGATCAAGATGGCGACGATAATGTGACTACTCGCCCATCGGGTCCGAGCGAAGAGCCAACGGAGCCAAATGAGTCTACGCAGCCAGCTGAACCTTCTGAGCCAGTGGATACGTCGAAGCCAACCCAGCCTGGCAAGCCAGTAAACCCTGCTGCTCCGACTGAATCCCTCAAGCCGCAGACGACTGTGAGCCAGTCGCCAACGACAACGCGGACGCAGCAGGCGCCCGCTACAACTGGTAGCTCTTACTGAACTCGTGCGATAAAAGCTTGAGCTTTACCCTGAGTACTCAAGGTGACATCACCATCGGAGGCAGGTAGCCATGCGGCATCGGAAGGCAGAAGCTCCAAGCTGGAGCCATCTTGAGTCTCCAGCGTCAAAGTACCAGAGGTGCATAAAATAATGCCTGGCCCCTCACTTTCGGATACGACCTCATCGCCTGCCTTTAGGTCACAGCGCGTGAGTGTGTATTCCTCTACTGGCACTGGGTAGTTCAACACTTGCGCGGAATCTGACAAGCTAATCTGCTCAACACGTGGGTCGCTGATCGTGTTAAAAGATAGAACTTTCACGAGCTCAGGTACATCAACATGTTTTGGAGTTAGCCCGCCGCGCAGCACGTTATCGGAGTTGGCCATAATTTCCACGCCCAGTCCACGCACGTAGGCGTGTAATTGGCCAGCGTTGAGATAAATCGCCTCACCAGGGCTTAGTTGCACGTGATTGAGCAAGAGCGCACCTAAAACACCCACGTCACCGGGGTAAAGCTCGTTTAACTCAATGATGGTCTCTAAAACTGGGCGCATCCAAGAAGTGGAGTTAAGCGTTGTCAGCAACTGCTTGGAAGATTCCATCAGCGCCGAGATCAACTCGCGGCGGGTGGCTGCAGGAATAGTAATCCAGGTGGTAAATAGCGCCCGAAGATTATCTGCTTCTTCTTCTTTAGTCAGACGTCCTTTGGCAATATGCATGCTGGTAAACCGGTTGAGCTCTTCACAATCTAGGGCATTGAAAAGCTCACGAGTGTGCACCAGCGGGCGAAATCCTGCCATGGCATAAAAATCAGTTAAGGCAACGATGAGTTCCGGCTTGTGATTGTCGTCCTTGTAGCTGCGCTGCGGCGCATCCATGGCGACCTTTTGGGAATTCTCGCGTGCAAAGCCCTGGCGCGCTTGTTCTTTAGACGGGTGTGCTTGCAAAGACAAAGGTTCATCAGCGGAAAGAATCTTCAGCAAAAAAGGTAGCTTGCCGTCGAATTCCGCAGCGACATTTTCCCCAAGGGCTGTTTGGGGGTCTGCTGCAATAACCGCATTCAGTGGCTCATCTTCAATCGTCGCAGGACCTGCTGGGTGAGCGCCGTACCAAAGCTCTGCGATGGGATAATTGGATGCAGCCTTGCCTTGCAAGTGCGGAATGAGTGTCTTAGAACCCCATGAATAGGTTCGGGTGGCACTGTTAAGCAGTTGCATTAATCTTCCTTCAAAACATCGTAAGCGGTCGCGGCAAAGGCGCGGATGAGCAATTGAACGGCGCAAACCAAATCACTGAGGCCAGGATCGGTGCATGCCATAGCGAGGGAATGCGGCAGATGTGACTCCGCCTGCCCCCACACAATTATTTTTAAGGGTACTAGAGTCTTTTCCCCATCCAGGAAAGGGTCATAAAAAATGTCATCGCGCGCAGAGTTATCCTGGTTGCGTTCTAACACCATAGGTACGAGTTCAGGTTCTACAAATTCACCTGATAGCCCGTGCGCTGACCAGATTTGTGCGGCACATCGGGCAACAGCCATTCCAATATTGATTCCGACTGGCAGATCCGCTGGCTTATCGATGCGTGCTGCAGTGTGCAGTACACGCGCCTGGGCGGTAAATTCCCGCAGGGCACGCCCAGGGTTTACTGTGGCATCACGTTCTGGGGAAAGCTGCTGTAATTCTTCATCAGCGATATCGGCGAGCTCATGCAGGCGCTCAGCGACGATAACCTCAGCGTCAGTGATCGACCACAGCACGGCTAAAAGCCCTGCGATATAACGGCTTGGGGATCCCCCATCAGCGGTCGGCGGTAGTGGGAACGTCAGTGTCTCGTGCGGTGCATCTTCTGCTAGTGGCCCACGATTTGGTCCGATAAGCGCTGTAGTTGCTCCCCTGCGCGCGGCAGTAATCAAGGCCAAAGAAGCCCAATCGGCATCGGCGCGCTCTCCTACCACTACGACTAAATCAAGCGGGCCTACAAAGTGTGGCAGCTTGTCAGCAATGGTAATCGGCCAAGCAAGCGGTGATATTAATTCAGTCACCATCTCTGCGCTGGCGCGCGCAACTTGGTCAGTTGGCAGGATAACAATGGAGCGATATTCCGCCCCGCGCACGACGTTTAAGTGCTGGATATGTGCGGCGATAGCGCGAATGTGTGCACCTTCGTGTGCAACATCGAAAAAGCGCACGGTTTCTGGGTCATACTGGGAGCCAGAAAAATAGCCTTCATCTGTCATGGCTTCAAGCCTAGTAAATGCTTGCTTGTCGTGGTGGCGCGGTAATCTATTTACATGAGTCTTTCAGCACATTTATCAGATTCCCCTAAGCCTGTGGTTCTTATCGGCGGTGGCCCAGGCGCCTGGGATTTAATTACGGTGCGCGGCATGCATGCATTACAAGAAGCTGATGTCATTTTGACGGATCACTTAGGCCCAGCTCCGGAACTGGACAAGTTGTGCGATGTGGATGCGAAAGAAATTATTGATGTTTCTAAGCTGCCCTATAAAAAATCGGTGTCGCAGGATCGCATCAATGAATTATTGATTGAATATGCCCGCGCGGGGAAAAAGGTCGCGCGTTTAAAGGGCGGAGATCCCTTTGTCTTTGGCCGGGGCTTTGAAGAGGTTCAAGCTCTAGCTGAAGCTGGTATCACCTCAGAAGTCATCCCCGGGGTGACTTCCGCGGTCTCGGTTCCCGCGTGTGCCAACATTCCTGTCACTCAGCGCGGTATCGTGCATGCTTTTACTGTAGTGTCAGGCCATTTGGCACCAGGACATGAGAAAAGCTTGGTGGATTGGGAGGCACTTGCAAAATCTGGCGCTACACTGTCGGTCATCATGGGCGTGCGCAATGCCACCGCTATTGCCGAGGCCTTGCTCTCCGGTGGTCTTGCTTCTTCGACCCCCGTGGCAATTATTGAAAATGGCACCATGGATGAAGAACGCGTGGTCAAAACCACCTTGGGCCACATGGGCGAAAAGACTGCCGAGGCACAAATTGTGCCTCCAGCAGTCTTTGTCATAGGTGAAGTCGCAGGATTGCGTTAGATAGCTTGGGCTAGCCGCTTAGTGCTTAGCCAGTCTTGGCTTCTTCATGGGCGCGGATGGTTGTTTCTTGAACAGCCTCCGCGCTTTGTGCTTCTGCGGCTTTCTCAGCAGCACGCTGGGCACGAGATTTCAGGTGGCCACGAATCGTTGCGCCAATACCCACGGCAATAATGGCGCCGTGAATAACGACTACCCAGAAGGTCGACGGTGCAAAACCCAGGCCTTCATAAACATTAGATACATTCAATGCGGCGATGGCGGTTCCCACAAATCCACCCAGCACGATGGGGTTAAGCCGTGAAATCAGCCACGCTGCAATCGGTGCTGCAATAGAGCCGCCAATTAACATCGCAACAATCGCGCCCAGGTGAGCGACGATGTCCTCCCACAGACCAAAGGCAAAGCCAATGGTAGCGCCTAAGGTAACCAAGAACTCAGCGGCGGAGACGGTACCGACAATGCGGCTGGGTTTTTCTTTGCCTGCGGCCAACAAGGTCGAAGTCGTGACCGGTCCCCAGCCGCCGCCACCGGTGGCATCAACCATGCCTCCGACCGAACCCAACACAACAAGGAAGGGTTTTGCGTGCGG
Protein-coding regions in this window:
- the hpf gene encoding ribosome hibernation-promoting factor, HPF/YfiA family; this translates as MTDTTTAAKVTITGRNVEVPEHFSDRVKAKLAKIERLDPTLTFFHVELQHEPNPRRDAQAERIQITATGKGHIARAEAKEDSFYASLETAVAKMERSLRKVKVRREATKSGHRARKGTGELAAEIVADAEAARAQAREDRLVDPYAETVEDQRPGQVVRSKEHTATPMSVDDALSEMELVGHDFYLFINEETQRPSVVYRRHAFDYGLISLTEDAES
- a CDS encoding ComF family protein — encoded protein: MKEYNNRAVRPHVGAVIHAALDYLVARGDIPATVALVPAPTRKKSAALRGGDPVVDMCRATGREVHRCVRIFKGAADQSTLSAEERRNNMRRSVELYAPAPKSPVMVIDDVMTTGSTLAATVEVLRGAGAKIAGGLVFADV
- the lpqB gene encoding MtrAB system accessory lipoprotein LpqB, yielding MKKRLIAALAIPALVLSGCSTLPNNSDPHILRSFSPQPEVDPAVGPTPGQEADLLVREFYAAAAIPSSDYGAARSFLSPEAAQNWDPEESMRIVDLIELTSQNTNRSDQRAFTVRGSVIGSIASGGSYVPENSGYETTIRMEQVDDEWRITDLPDGVVFERTELRNHYQPLPVYFYRQTAGVLVTDRRWLFGSQNSLDAQLITLLLAGPSSRLAPATTNVVPDDAAFLGIENGVYNFAGMQNMSPEDRLRFAAELVWTLSHAGIQEPYTVTADGAPLVENLETMTTDDFAEYNPRVASNSVAPLYALHEGDILQVSANAAEPVAGGLGDGGNIESADITADGVIAAVRREGDESRFIFGDIEGDIEEGLSAETISRPTFENAGQSAWTVVDGDEVMRVVRSPQTGELTTTRVITTDLDSIEGEISVIRLSNSGAQAAMIIGGEVYIGVVERERSGDFRLTNIYNPASELGGTALSLDWQADGSLVVGTSTQEAPVWRVEQDGSSVSTLPSGNITIPVVSIAASPSTLYITDYHAMLQLPVETESTYWREVPSMQGMRSAPIVAN
- the mtrB gene encoding MtrAB system histidine kinase MtrB codes for the protein MWRTSLQVRVIGMILVASTVVMIILAYALVSVLTQRLVDQKIGIGDQEIDRARIAVEQQINATGAANSVQVRINSARASLTQLSAEGGESNTTYEPVIVVENSSGEITTAPEGYRIPEPLRNSVANDQVAYQFTTIDQPGGSSYHALVVGTPTMADIPELQLYLVMSMENEESTMALMRGLLSAAGVVVVVLLVGIAWLAIQQVITPIRSASRIAQRLAAGHLRERMVVDGEDEMGRLAASFNDMADKLSKQITQLEEYGDLQRQFTSDVSHELRTPLTTVRMAADLIADDADNLEPHTRRASQLMTRELDRFEELLADLLEISRHDAGVADLQASSMDIRSCIESAMQQTEHLAKELDVKINANLPDYPVNVQADSRRIERVLRNLLANAIDHSEGNPVTIDIGHTETAVAVAVTDQGVGLKEGQEELVFNRFWRADASRKRHSGGTGLGLAIAREDASLHGGSLDATGIPGIGSRFRLIIPREPGAAFGEEPLPLVLPNAPVVIDEESEEK
- the mtrA gene encoding MtrAB system response regulator MtrA, with product MAPKILVVDDDPAISEMLTIVLESEGLQPIPITDGNDAVPAFEQHNPDLILLDLMLPGMNGVDICRAIRRDSNVPIVMLTAKTDTVDVVLGLESGADDYVTKPFKPKELVARVRARLRRTETKSSELIEVGDLFVDVSEHTVTRRSPQGGPGEELSLTPLEFDLLVEMARKPGQVHTREELLEKVWGYRHASDTRLVNVHVQRLRAKIEHDPEDPQIVLTVRGVGYKTGKND
- a CDS encoding dTMP kinase — translated: MIIAIEGIDGAGKNTLVHKLRDALDIPVEVLSFPRYADSIHAQLAQEALYGRMGDLTSSAYAMATLFALDRHGAKSQLEAAAESSSLLILDRYAASNAAYSAARLGDDAVMDWVYELEFDRLGLPKPSLQVYLSTPVEVAAQRASSREAEDATREKDQYEKDSDLQSATAAAYERLAACNWAGQWIATADQGSIIGKVLDLVGE
- a CDS encoding DUF4259 domain-containing protein, which produces MSTWDEHIFTSEDNVEFLEDLNSLEEDDVIEAIHDAIMLATGESQATEEEEQNALAAATIAAIWAGAPFTAGDVVSNYPYIRDLVGYSAESLNEKATELLEEVEEEFDLEPFLEALA
- the manA gene encoding mannose-6-phosphate isomerase, class I, whose protein sequence is MQLLNSATRTYSWGSKTLIPHLQGKAASNYPIAELWYGAHPAGPATIEDEPLNAVIAADPQTALGENVAAEFDGKLPFLLKILSADEPLSLQAHPSKEQARQGFARENSQKVAMDAPQRSYKDDNHKPELIVALTDFYAMAGFRPLVHTRELFNALDCEELNRFTSMHIAKGRLTKEEEADNLRALFTTWITIPAATRRELISALMESSKQLLTTLNSTSWMRPVLETIIELNELYPGDVGVLGALLLNHVQLSPGEAIYLNAGQLHAYVRGLGVEIMANSDNVLRGGLTPKHVDVPELVKVLSFNTISDPRVEQISLSDSAQVLNYPVPVEEYTLTRCDLKAGDEVVSESEGPGIILCTSGTLTLETQDGSSLELLPSDAAWLPASDGDVTLSTQGKAQAFIARVQ
- the cobA gene encoding uroporphyrinogen-III C-methyltransferase yields the protein MSLSAHLSDSPKPVVLIGGGPGAWDLITVRGMHALQEADVILTDHLGPAPELDKLCDVDAKEIIDVSKLPYKKSVSQDRINELLIEYARAGKKVARLKGGDPFVFGRGFEEVQALAEAGITSEVIPGVTSAVSVPACANIPVTQRGIVHAFTVVSGHLAPGHEKSLVDWEALAKSGATLSVIMGVRNATAIAEALLSGGLASSTPVAIIENGTMDEERVVKTTLGHMGEKTAEAQIVPPAVFVIGEVAGLR
- a CDS encoding sulfite exporter TauE/SafE family protein, which gives rise to MPTLIFIAIAGFAAQLVDGGIGMGFGVTSTTLLIFLAGLGPAQASAVVHAAELGTTLVSGFSHWRFGNVDWKIVFSLAIPGGIAAFVGATLLSNLSMEAAQPITSGILLLIAINLIWRFSRGHIKRTFSNKPHAKPFLVVLGSVGGMVDATGGGGWGPVTTSTLLAAGKEKPSRIVGTVSAAEFLVTLGATIGFAFGLWEDIVAHLGAIVAMLIGGSIAAPIAAWLISRLNPIVLGGFVGTAIAALNVSNVYEGLGFAPSTFWVVVIHGAIIAVGIGATIRGHLKSRAQRAAEKAAEAQSAEAVQETTIRAHEEAKTG